The following coding sequences lie in one Melospiza melodia melodia isolate bMelMel2 chromosome 10, bMelMel2.pri, whole genome shotgun sequence genomic window:
- the LRTM1 gene encoding leucine-rich repeat and transmembrane domain-containing protein 1, whose translation MAEGNWLLIWSVTLLAHTAHSCPEKCLCHKASKTADCKNRGFTEIPARLPPEIQILQLQNNRIWRINQNAFTATPLLKILDLSNNSISSVALGAFQKLRYLQVLNLTRNLIHYIENKTFSFLPHLKELDLSSNSIIRLPETFGNSTGNITLLSVKHNKLQKMERILLESLPNLKVVLFKDNPWQCNCNIFGMKLWLESFLYRGGISDSIICSAPGVRKGKDLLKVPYELFGACALRAAPMPPASSHQWPGSEQRAWPKHGPHGEPGDGGRGGCEPKARPRPVSLRHAIATVVITGVVCGVVCLMMLAAAVYGCAYAAITARYHKEHLGPVRQHGTPEEKEPFESSMA comes from the exons GTAACTGGCTTTTGATTTGGAGTGTCACCTTGTtggcacacacagctcacagctgCCCTGAAAAATGCCTCTGCCACAAAGCCTCAAAGACTGCAGACTGCAAGAACAGAGGATTTACTGAAATTCCTGCCCGTTTACCCCCTGAAATTCAGATACTACAGCTGCAGAACAACCGTATCTGGAGAATCAACCAAAACGCATTCACTGCAACGCCGTTACTCAAAATCTTGGACTTGTCTAATAATTCTATCTCAAGTGTGGCACTTGGTGCTTTCCAAAAACTGAGGTATCTGCAGGTTTTAAACCTAACCAGAAATTTGATTCACTATATAGAAAACAAGACTTTCAGTTTCCTCCCACACCTAAAGGAACTGGACTTGTCATCCAACAGCATTATTCGATTGCCTGAGACATTTGGAAACAGCACAGGGAATATAACATTGCTCTCTGTGAAGCATAACAAACTTCAGAAAATGGAAAGAATTCTGCTGGAGTCACTTCCAAACCTGAAAGTTGTTCTCTTCAAAGATAATCCCTGGCAATGCAATTGTAATATCTTTGGCATGAAACTGTGGCTGGAGAGTTTTCTATACAGAG GAGGAATCAGCGACAGCATCATCTGCTCAGCGCCAGGCGTTCGGAAGGGGAAGGATCTCCTCAAGGTTCCCTATGAGCTCTTTGGGGCCTGTGCTCTGAGGGCAGCCCCCATGCCCCCCGCCAGCAGCCATCAGTGGCCCGGCTCGGAGCAGCGGGCCTGGCCCAAGCACGGCCCTCACGGCGAGCCGGGCGATGGCGGCCGCGGCGGCTGCGAGCCCAAGGCCCGGCCCAGGCCCGTCAGCCTGCGGCACGCCATCGCCACCGTGGTGATCACAGGCGTGGTGTGCGGCGTGGTGTGCCTGATGATGCTGGCAGCCGCCGTCTATGGCTGTGCCTACGCCGCCATCACCGCACGGTACCACAAGGAGCACCTAGGCCCTGTCAGGCAGCacgggacacctgaggagaaagAGCCCTTCGAGAGCTCCATGGCTTGA